A DNA window from Anastrepha ludens isolate Willacy chromosome 6, idAnaLude1.1, whole genome shotgun sequence contains the following coding sequences:
- the LOC128866918 gene encoding alkylated DNA repair protein alkB homolog 8: MSKDYNSRKLERKQRRCEAIIRADFGIESSESPTCFLAVLNAGLSTGLTEEAVLCAAVQHGSVQQVIMLPNKSYCFLECSSANAAEQIYKNMHGQAGLEQRGGVAYLSYFKCLPACSKENIWDKPPPEGLVLLQDFVTDHEEKILLKAIAAEESEQNDLKHRRVKHFGYQFIYGENNVDISKPLNENIPKACDILWPRLKSEMVRLGLPTLEWEVPDQLTVNIYEPGQGIPPHVDTHSAFLDPILALSLSGEVVMDFRRCVERKSLTLLRRSMLIMSGASRYDWTHGITPRTLDVVPSETGLTVKARTRRISLTFRRLRRGPCDCAFPTLCDTRLNAKSNTESIITDAVAVRLEELNVHSVYERIAPHFSETRHTPWPRVAEFLRSFPTGSVLLDVGCGNGKYLQCNGDALNIGCDRSKGLLSACLVRAKAANESSNACLPSAFRCDCLQVPVRTQSVDGCISIAVIHHLATVERRLAAVQEMARLLRPGGRALIYVWAKDQRANDKKSAYLLQNKALNKNKSTVEQQRQRAAVELQQQQQQQQEQQLQESAVPGAFQLPVHTNRTEFMQQDVLVPWKLKAGRTTGKDNIDEQGTTALPSTYLRYYHVFEAGELEAMVALVPEVELLQTYYDQGNHCAIFVRR, encoded by the coding sequence ATGTCGAAAGATTATAACTCGCGTAAATTGGAGCGCAAACAGCGCAGGTGTGAGGCAATAATACGTGCCGATTTTGGCATTGAGAGTAGTGAATCGCCTACATGCTTTCTTGCTGTCTTGAATGCCGGTCTCTCTACAGGTCTCACAGAGGAGGCTGTGTTATGTGCCGCAGTTCAACACGGTTCCGTCCAGCAGGTAATAATGTTGCCAAATAAATCTTACTGCTTTCTGGAATGCAGCAGTGCGAATGCAGCGGAGCAAATCTATAAGAATATGCACGGCCAGGCAGGTTTGGAACAACGTGGTGGTGTTGCCTATTTGTCATATTTCAAATGCTTACCCGCATGCAGCAAGGAAAATATCTGGGATAAGCCACCACCGGAAGGACTGGTTTTGCTGCAGGATTTTGTGACAGATCATgaggaaaaaatattgttgaaagcTATTGCAGCCGAAGAATCCGAACAAAACGACTTAAAACATCGGCGCGTTAAACACTTTGGGTATCAGTTCATATATGGCGAAAATAACGTTGATATTTCTAAACCACTGAATGAGAACATACCAAAAGCGTGCGATATACTCTGGCCACGTTTAAAATCAGAGATGGTTAGGCTGGGCCTACCAACATTGGAGTGGGAGGTGCCTGATCAATTGACTGTTAATATCTATGAACCTGGTCAGGGGATCCCACCGCATGTGGACACTCATAGTGCATTTCTCGATCCTATACTCGCGTTGTCGCTTTCAGGTGAAGTGGTTATGGATTTTCGGCGTTGCGTTGAACGAAAGTCACTAACATTGTTACGGCGCTCAATGCTGATAATGTCAGGTGCGTCGCGATACGATTGGACGCATGGCATTACTCCACGTACGCTAGATGTCGTGCCTTCAGAGACGGGTTTAACAGTGAAAGCGCGAACACGACGCATCTCACTCACATTTCGACGTCTGCGACGCGGACCATGTGACTGTGCATTTCCAACGCTATGTGATACGCGTTTGAATGCAAAAAGCAATACAGAATCTATTATAACTGATGCGGTAGCTGTGCGCCTGGAGGAGCTGAACGTACACAGTGTTTATGAGCGCATCGCACCACACTTTAGTGAAACTCGTCATACTCCTTGGCCGCGAGTTGCCGAGTTCTTACGCAGCTTTCCAACGGGTTCTGTATTACTTGATGTCGGTTGTGGTAATGGGAAATATTTACAATGCAACGGCGATGCTTTAAATATCGGTTGCGACCGCAGTAAAGGTCTGCTTAGTGCATGTTTGGTGCGTGCTAAAGCTGCCAACGAAAGCAGCAATGCGTGTTTGCCAAGTGCGTTTCGATGCGATTGCTTGCAGGTACCTGTACGCACACAATCTGTGGATGGGTGCATCAGCATTGCGGTAATACATCATTTAGCTACTGTCGAACGCCGTTTGGCGGCCGTACAAGAAATGGCGAGGCTGCTGCGTCCAGGTGGACGCGCACTTATATATGTTTGGGCGAAGGATCAACGCGCCAATGACAAGAAATCAGCCTATTTACTGCAAAACAAAGCgctgaacaaaaataaaagtactgTAGAACAACAACGACAGCGCGCAGCAGTGGaactgcagcagcagcagcaacagcaacaagaacAGCAGTTGCAGGAATCGGCGGTGCCTGGCGCATTCCAACTGCCCGTACACACAAATCGCACCGAATTTATGCAACAGGATGTGCTCGTGCCATGGAAGCTAAAAGCTGGCCGAACAACGGGAAAAGATAACATTGACGAACAGGGAACTACCGCACTGCCAAGTACATACTTGCGATACTATCATGTTTTCGAAGCTGGCGAATTGGAGGCAATGGTGGCGCTTGTACCAGAGGTAGAACTGCTCCAAACCTATTATGATCAAGGCAATCATTGCGCGATTTTCGTAAGACGATGA